GCATCGTCCGCGACGGTTCCCTCCTGCCCGATCCCGTGTCCGGCGTGCCGGAGGTGGTCGACCAGGGCCAGGGAGGGCTCTTCGACGTGCTGCCGCACCCGGATTTCGCGAACAACAACGTCCTCTTCATCAGCTACGCCAAGGCGGTCGATGGGGGCTCCACCACCTCGGTGCTGCGCGGAACCTTCCGGAACGACGTCTTCACCCCGGAGCGGGAGATCTTCCTGGCGAACTCGCAGGGGCGGGGCCATTACGGCGCCCGCATCGCCTTCCATCCGGACGGCACCCTGTTCGTCACCGTGGGCGATCGCCAGGCGCCCCCTTCCGGGGACCTGGAGGCGCACCCGGCCCAGAATCCGTCCAATCACCACGGAACCACGAATCGCATCAACGAGGACGGCAGCGTCCCTTCCGACAACCCCTTCCTGGGTCGGTCGGACATCGAACCGTCGATCTGGGCCTACGGTCATCGCAACGCGCAGGGGCTGGCCATCGACATGGAGACCGGCGCCGTCTGGCAGACCGAACACGGACCCCAGGGCGGCGACGAGCTCAACCTGGTGATGCCGGGCGAGAACTACGGCTGGCCGGTGGTGGGCTACGGCGTCAACTACCGCTCGGGACTCGCCATCCACAAGGGCACCATGGACGAGAACATGGCGGACCCCAGCCACGTCTGGGTGCCGTCCATCGGCGCCTCCGGCCTGATGGTCTATACTGGGGACGCCTTCCCGCGCTGGCAGGGCGACATCTTCGCCGGCGGCATGGCGCTCGAGCAGCTCGCGCGCCTGGTCATGGACGGCGAGACCGTGCAGCGGGAGGAGACGCTGGTGTACGGGATGGGGCGGATCCGCGACGTGCGCCAGGGCCCGGACGGCCTCATCTACCTCGCCATCGACCACCGCGACGAGCAGCCGACATCGATTGTCCGGCTGGAGCCCGCCGACGGACGCTGAGGGCGCCTCGCGCGGTTTCATCCACGGGCTGCTGAAGATGGTCGAGCGCGGCCCCGGACGGCCGGTAGCTGGCGTCTGAGACGGAAAGCCCCCGCGACGGGCCGCGTCTAACGGCGCCGATCCGGCGGCGGGAACAGGCCGTGGAGGACGGCCCGGTCGCCCGGCGACAGCCCGGAGTGGTTCGCGATGTCGGCCCGGCTCGCGAGCCGCTCCCGGTAGCGCATGAAGTAGCGCACGATGTCGCCGCCGTAGGCGAACGAGTACATGATGTCTTCGAAATCGGCGGTGTGCGGCAGCCCGATCGCGTGCCCCAGCTCATGGACGCAGGTCAGGTAGACGATCGTGTCCCGCAGGAGCGGGTCGTCCGCGGCCAGGCGCGCGATGGCAGGTCCCTGGAGGTCGACGCTGGGCGTCACGTAGAGGAGGGCCCGCGGCCGGCCGTCGACCAGGACGGTGCGCATTTCCCCGTACACACCGCTCCCGGGATCAATCCAGACCACGTGGATGAGCGCGTCCTCCGAGTCCGCTTCCACGAACCCCAGCCGACCGCCGCTCTCCCGCGCCCAGGCCTCGAAAGCCGCGCGGGCCAACTCGTCATCCGATGGCTGGTATCCGGGGATGCCGACCCCGTTGTCGATGAAGTAGGGGATGGCTTCGCCGGGACCCGGGTCGTCCTGGGCTGCCGCCTGCGAGGCGAGAGCCGTGGCGCCGAGCATGGAGACGCCCATCAGAGCGGAGAGACGCCCGGCTCCGCGGCGCACCCGTTCGCACATCGAGCGGATCAGCATCCGTACCCCCTGCGGATTGGAAACGACGGTGCGCAACCGGTAGCATCCGGGGCGGCCGTCACGCAAGCTCACCGGCGTGGCGGCAACGCACCGGAGGCCGCATTTCCACCCCGGCCTTGCGAGCCATTACATTCGAAGAAGCTCGCAGCGCGTGAAGAACCTGACGCAATGAGGGATCCTTACGGATGAAGGGCACCATCGCCGCGATCGCCGAACTGGTCAGCGGCAGCCACCGCGACAACCTCCAGCTGAGGCCCCTGAACCTGCTGGGCTTCGCGGTCGTGCTGGTCAGCTTCGTTGCCGCCTCCTCGATCATCTTCCATCTGCTGATGGCGCGCGAGGGTCAGGAGCACGACTGGTTTACGGGCGTCTACTGGACCCTGACGACCATGAGTACGCTCGGGTTCGGCGACATCGTGTTCCAGTCGGACCTCGGGCGAATATTCAGCATGGTGGTGCTGGTGGCCGGGGTCAGCATGCTGCTCATCTACCTGCCGGTGGCCTTCCTCCGCTTCTATGCGCCCTGGGTGGAGGCCCAGTTCAAGACCAGGGTGAGCACGCGCGTCCCCGCGGATCTCGACGGGCACGTCATCATCAGCACCTGGGACGATGTGGCCGAGGAGCTGGTCGAGCGGCTCGCGCTCTCCGGAGTCGAAAGCGTGGTGATCGAAGCCGATCCGGTGCGGGCCGCCTCCCTGCACGCGGACAAGGTGCCGGTCGTGCGCGGCGGCCTGGGGGTGCGGGCCACCTACGAGAACTGCGCCTTCGGCCGCGCGAGTCTCCTGCTGGCCAACGCGCCGGACGTGGTGAACACCAACATCGTGCTCACGGCGCGCGAGGTGTCGGAGCGCGTTCCCATCGTGGCCACCGCGGTGAACCCCGAGGGGGAGGCGGTGCTGGAGCTGGCCGGGGCCAACCATGTCGTGCTGACGGCGCGCAGGCTCGGCAAACAGTTGGCCAACAGGGTGTCGGTCGGTTCGGCGCGGGCGCTGACCGTCGGCCGCTACAAGCAGATCGCGATCGCCGAGTTTCCCATCCGCAACACCCGTCTTTCCGGGATGACCCTGGAGGACGCGCAGGTCCGCGCGCATACCGGCGTGACCGTGTCCGCCATCGCCAAGAGAGGCCACCTGGAGCCGGGGCTTCCGGACACGATGCTGCGGGAGGACTGCATCGGGCTCGCGGTGGGGAACGTGGCCGAGGTGGAGGCGCTCAACGGGTATCTGAGCGAGGGCATCACCTGCGGGGGACGCGTGCTGGTGATCGGTGGCGGCCGGGTCGGATGCGAGGTGGCGCGGGCGCTGGAAGGGCGCGGGGCGGAGGTTCGGATCGTGGAGCGCGACCCGACCCTGCGGGGAAACATCGAAGAGGTGACCAGCGACATCGTGATCGGGGACGCCGCGGACACGCGGGTGATCGAACGCGTCGGGATCAGGGAGGCGGCTTCCGTCGTGCTCACCACCAACGAGGACGCCGTGAACATCTTCCTCGCGGTCTACTGCCGGAAGCTCAACCCGGATACCATCATCGTCAGCCGGGTGACCCACCCCGAGAACGTCGAGGCCATCCACCGCGCCGGTGCCGACTTCGCCGTGAGCGATTCCCAGATCAAGATCCAGTCGGTCCTGGGCGCGCTCCGGGGCACGGAACCGATGATCTTCGGAGAGGGGCTCGACCTCTTCAACGCCGAAGTCCCCCGCTCGCTGGACGGCAAGCAGCTGCGCGAGAGCGGCATCCTGGCGCGCACCGGGCTCGCTGTGATCGCAGTGGAGCGCAACGGGGTGGTCAACCCGCACCCGCGCCCGGGGCACGTCATCCGCAGGGGCGAGCACGTGCTCTTCGTGGGAACGGCCTCGCAGCGGGACGAGTTCGAGCGCGTATTCATGTAGGGAGTTCTTCCGCGGGCTGCTACGGGAAGATCCCCCGCTCCGCGTAGATCAGCGCGATCTTGTCGATGGCCATGATGTAGGCCGCGGTGCGCAGGTCGACGCCGTGGCGGCGCGACACTTCGCAACTGGCGTGGTGCGCGTTCACCATGGTGTCCTCCAGGCCGGAGCGGACCAGGTCCTCCTCGCTCGCGCCCTTCGCCGCCGTACCCAGCACCGCCTCGGAGAGCTGGTACCCCGTCACTGCTTCCATCGCAGCCAGCAGCCGGCGGTTGCTGGCCTCCTCGAATCGCTTCTCCATCCGTCCCATGCGCACGTGGGAGAGGTTTTTCAGCCACTCGAAATATGAGACGGTGACCCCTCCGGCGTTCAGATACATGTCGGGCAGGATCAGCACGCCGCGCTCCAGAAGCATTTCCGCGGCGGCCGCGGTGGTGGGCCCATTGGCCGCCTCCGCGACGATCGAGGCCCGGATTCGCCCCGCGTTCTCGTCGGTGATCACGTTCTCGATGGCCGCGGGAATGAGGATGTCGCAGTCGGCCTCCAGCAACTCCAGGCTGTTTTCCACGTCGGTGGTCCCCGGGAAACCCAGGAGCGAGCCGTGCTCGCGGAAGTGCTTGCGGGCCGCGCGCGGATCGATGCCGGACTCGGACCGGATGCCGCCGTTGTATTCGGCGATGCCCGTGACGACGGCGCCGGCGTCGTGCAGGAAGCAGGCGGCGTGGTAGCCCACGTTGCCGAGCCCCTGGATGACGATGCGCTTGCCGCCCACGCCCCGCTGCAGGCCCAGGTCCTTCATGAACCCCTTGTCCAGGCAGGTTTCCCGGATTCCGAAGAAGACGCCCAGCCCGGTGGCGGTGGTGCGGCCGCGGATGCCGCCCTGCGCGATCGGCTTTCCGGTCACGCACCCGGCCGCGTTCAGCTTGGATGTGGCGATCTGCTCGTAGGTGTCGACGATCCAGGCCATCTCGCGGGCCCCGGTGCCGTAGTCGGGGGCGGGAACGTCGATGCCCGGGCCGATGAAGTTCTTGGCGACCAACTCGAAGGTGTAGCGCCGGGTGATGCGCTCGAGTTCGGCGTCCGAGTACTGGCGCCGGTCGATGCAGACCGCGCCCTTGGCGCCGCCGTAGGGGACTTCGACCAGGGCGCACTTGTAGGTCATGAGGGTGGCGAGGGCCACCACCTCGTCCTGGTTGGCGTGCGAGGCGTAGCGGATTCCCCCCTTGGTCGGGGTCTTGTGCATGCTGTGCTCCGCCCGCCAGGCGTGGATGACCTCGATGGTGCCGTCGTCCTTGCGGATGGGGAAGGTGAACGCATAGACGCTGTTGCACACGCGGATCTGTTCGAGGAGGCCCGGAGGGTGTTCCGTGTGCGCGGCCGCCTTGTAGAAGTGGCGGTCGACCTGGGCGGTAAAGCTGATCTCACTCATGCGGGCCCTCGATGCTCGGGTCAGGGCGGTTTGCCGGGCGCTCCGGCACCTCCGCACATTGGCACCACGGATTATCCCCGCCCCGCGCGGGTTCCGCAATCATCCCGACGCCCCGCACCCTGAACGCAACTGGAGGCCCCATGCGTTACCCGGTCCTTGCTTCCCCCGCTCGTCCGTTCGCCGTGGCGGCTCTTCTCGCAGCCCTCGCCGGGGGCGGGGCGGCCGTCGCCCAGGAGGTGGACTACTCCCGCGCCGAACGCTTTCTGACCTGGAACACCGAGCGCATGATCGCGGGGGCCGAGGTGGTCCCGACCTGGATGGAGACCGGGGACAGCGACCGCTTCTGGTACCGCAACAACACGGGGTCGGGCTACGAGTTCGTGATGGTGGACCCGGCCGCGGGCAGCCGCGAACCCCTCTTCGACCACTACCGCCTGGCGGGAGCGATGTCGCTCGCGAACGACACCAGCTACGTCCCGGACCAGCTGCCTTTCAGCATATTCAGCTTCGGCGGGAGTGAGAGCGAAATCGAGTTCACGGCGAACGATCGGCGCTTCACCTGCGACATCGCGGGCTACGCCTGCACGGTGGGGGACACGCTCACCTCGCGGCTGCCCTTCGTGGAGTCGCCCGACGGGCGCTGGGAGGCCTTCTCGCACGAGTACGACCTGTACGTGCGCCCGGCGGGGGGCGGGGACTCGATCCGGCTGACCAGCGACGGCGAAAAACACTACGCGTACGGCTACAACGAACCGCGGCCCAACCAGGAGCGGCAGGGGCCGGGGCCGCGCACGCCCACGCTGGCCTGGTCGCCGGACTCGCGCTACATCGCGGTGGCCCGCCGGGACGAGCGCGACGTGGAACACATGCACTACATCTCGTACACGTCGCAGCGGCCGCGGCACTTCTCCCAGCCCTACGCACTGCCGGGCGACTCGGTGATCCCGCTGCCCACGGTGCACATCGTCGAGCTGGAGGAGGCGGAGATGGCAGCCGGCAGCGGGGTGGGGGAGGATGGCGACGGCGCCGGCGCGGAAAACGTCCCCGCCCCGCGCGCGGCCGCCAACCGCCGGGTCGAGGTGGCGCCCGTCCCGCACCAGCTCTCCTTCGCCGGCTCGGCCCCCGACTCCGCGTGGAGCGCGGACGGCACCCGCCTGCACGTCAACTACTTCACGCGCGGCTCACAGCGGGTGTTCCTGGCCGAGATCGACGCTGCGACCGGGTCCTCACGGGTCATCCTGGGCGACTCCACCCGCACTTTCGTGTCGCTCGGGCACCGCGGCGGCGGGTCGAGCGGCGGCACCCCGTCCTGGTACGTGTCCGAGGGCGGCGACGACGTGATCTGGTGGTCGGAGCGCGACGGCTGGGCCCACCTCTACCGCTTCGACGGGCAGGGCAACCTCAGGAACCGCATCACCTCCGGCCCGTGGACCGTCGGCCAGGCGGTCTTCATCGACGAGGCGCGCCAGCGCATCTATTTCACTGCCCGCGGGCGCGAGCCGGGGCGGAATCCGTATTACGCGCACCTGTACCGGGTCGGCTTCAACGGCTCGGAGCTGACGCTGCTCACTCCGGAGGACGCCAACCACGTCATCGAGTTCTCGCCGAGCGGCAGCTACTTCGTGGACACGTACTCGCGCGTCGAGGGAGAACCGGTCACCGTGCTGCGGACCGCGGCCGATGGTCGCGTCGTGCGCGAGCTGGAGCGGGCGGACATCTCGGCCATCGAGGAGATCGGATTCATCCCCGGCGAAGTGTTCACCGCGAAGGCGCGGGACGGTATCACCGATCTCTACGGCATCCTCTACCTGCCGCCGGATCTGGACGAGAACGCGAAGTATCCGATCATCTCGCACATCTACCCCGGGCCCCAGCGGGGCAGCGTCGGGGACTGGGAGTTCAAGGGCGGCGGCGAGAACTTCGCGCTGGCCCAACTGGGCTTCGTGGTGGTGCAGATCGACCACCTGGGCACGCCGCACCGCTCCAAGGCCTTCCACGACAACTACTACGGCAACTTCATCGACAACGGCATCCCCGACCACATCGCCGTCATCCGGCAGCTCGCGGCGCGCCATCCGTTCATCGACCTGGACCGCGTGGGCATCTACGGGCACTCGGGCGGCGGGTTCGCCTCCACCGACGCCATCCTGCGCTTCCCCGAGTTCTTCAAGGTGGCGGTTTCGGGCGCCGGCAACCACGACAACCGCAGCTACAACATCTACTGGGCGGAGAAGTACCAGGGCGTCATGGAGGAAGACTCAACGGGCACTGACAACTTCGAGGCATCCGCCAACAAGACCTACGCCGCGAACCTCGAGGGGAAGCTGCTGCTGATGCACGGAGACATGGACGACAACGTCCACCCGGCGATGACGGTTCAGGTGATCGACGAGCTCATCAAGGCCAACCGCGACTTCGACCTGATCTGGGCCCCGGACCGCGCCCACGGCCTGAACGAGCCCTACTTCATCCGCCGGCGGTGGGACTACTTCGTGCGCCACCTGCTGGGCGCCGAGCCGCCGCCGCAGTACGAGATCGTGAGGCCGGAGGGGTAGCTTCCCCGCCGCGGGACGCGTTCTCACGCCGGCATGAGACGCTTTCCCTTGGGTTCCGGTATCGGATCTCCGAACTCCCTTGCGGTATCGATCCAGAGATCCATCGCTCTCGTGATGTTCTTGAGAGCGGCTTGCTGTGTGTCTCCGTGGGCCATGCAGCCGGGTAACTCCGGGACCTCGGCCACAAACGCGCGGTCGGCCTTGCTCCAGTAAAGAATGATCTCGTACTTATGCATCATTCAGGTTGTCCCCAGAGATCGTATCTCTGAATGACGCCACGCACCTGCCGAACCTGGTAGGGCTTCGCGTGTCCGTCATCGCGCTGCAGGTTGAGTTTCTCGGCAACGCCACCCCGCCTGAATATGGTGGCTTCCGCGCACTCGCTCGGTAAAGCCCAGATTCCGCAGCAAGCCACGCAGATCGTCGAAGCGGATACTCGTATCCGAGCGACCGTCGAGCACCCTCTGCAGCAGCTCTCCGCGTCGGCTCATGCGATGGATCCCTTTGGCCCAAGGATGGGGTGGGAGACCACCAGGATCGAGCCAGCCACATTGGTCCGCGGCGATTCAGGGTGAAGTCCCGCTCGACACGATGATTGGCAGGATGGCCGGGCGAAACCATAGCAAGAACGGACTCGTTGCCCGGGGCGGGGACAATCCGCCTACTCGAGCGGCCTCCCAGGGTGGGGAACCCGCTGGGCCGGACGCGGTCCTCTGAGGATGTCCGGTTTCCAGGCACGACGGTGGTCCCAACTCTCGACCGCGCGTCAGTACGGCCGCCGTGGCTCCTGGACCGGCGCTGTCTACCCGATCACGCCGGAGGCAGATCCTCCACCAGCTGGACCATGCGCTCGAGCTGGCTCTCGTCCGGGAGCCCGCCGATGCCGCCGCCCAGGTTGTCGATCATGTGCTCGGGGCGGCTCGTGGCTGGGGTGACGCAGGTTACCGCCGGGTGCGCCACCACGAACTTGAGGAAGAACTGCGCCCAGCTGTGGGCGTCGAACTCGCCGGCCCACTCGGGCACGTCGCGCCCGCTTACCCGGTTCCAGAGGCGGGTGCGGCCGAAGGGGGCGTAGACCAGCACGCCGATGTTCCGCTCCTGCGCGAGCGGCAGGATCATGTCGGCCGAGGCGCGGTTGTCGACGGCGTAGTCCACGCCGATGAAGTCGATGGGCTCGTTGCGCATGATCGCCGCGAGGTCGGGATAGCGCCGCTCGCTGGTGCTGGTGATGCCGGTGTAGCGCACCCGGCCCGCAGCCTTCTCCTCCGCGAGGATGCCGAGCTGGGTGGGCGGGTCTCCCAGATTGTGCACCTGGATGAGGTCGATGACCGGCAACTGGAAGCGGTCGAAGGAGCGCTCGATCTGCGCGCGCGCCGCCGCCGGATCGGCCCCGCCGCCCCCGCGTCCGGCCACGTTGACCTTGGTGGCCCAGAAGATCCGGTTCTGGATGCCGAGTTCGTTGGCAACGTCGCCGGCCACCTGCTCGGAGGCGCCGTAGCCGGGGGCGGTGTCGAACACCGTGCCGCCGTTGTCAACGAAGGTCTGCAGCACGTTGCGGATGGCGGTCACATCCTCGCTGCGCGCCACGCGCGAGAAGGTGGCGGAACTGCCGAGCCCCACTACCGGAATCGTCTCGTTCGTGCCCGGAATGGCCCGGGCCAGGACCTCCTGGCGCGCCAGCGACGCAAGCAGGTCGGGGGTGAGTGCGAGAGCGGCGCCGCCGCCTGCCGTGAGCCTGAGCCAGTCGCGTCGTGTGAGCGTCATCTTTCTCTCCTGAACATCGAGTGTGTTGCGGGAATCGCCTGCTTCGCGGCCACACGCCTCCAGGATGAGGCGCGAGCCCTCTCCCGCATGGACAACCGGGGCGGCCTTACCGCTGAAGAATTACGTTAGAGCCGACCGCGCCCGCGGGCACGGATGGATGCGGCGGTCGGGAGCATCGGCTCCCGACCCGTCCGCGGGCGTCACGCGACCGCCTGCACGGCCTCCACGATCTCGTCGAACGGGGGCAGGATGCCAGGGTTCTCCGCCACCCACGCGTAGGTGACGCGTCCCTCCCCGTCAACGACGAAGACCGAGCGCTTGGCCACACCGCGCAACCCGATGAGTTCGTCCTGCAGAACTCCGTATGCGCTCACTGCTTCCTTGTTGAAGTCCGAGAGGATGGGAAACGGTGCGCCCATCTCCTCGCCCCACTTCTGGTTGACGAACGGGGAGTCCACGCTGATGCCGACGACGTCGGCGCCAAGCTCGCCCCAGTGGGCCCAATTCTCGGCGACATGGCAAAACTCGGCCGTGCAGGTGCTCGTAAAGGCCAGCGGCACAAACATCAGTACCGCGGGCCGGCCACGGTGCTCGGAGAGCTTGAAGTTCGCCCCGCCGGGGGGCGCGAACACGGTGAAATCGGGCGCATCGGCGCCCACGCGGATGGGTGTCATGAAGTCGTCACCTTTCGTGTTGAGTTGCGGTGGCGACACCAAGTCGCGGCCCGCGTCGTATCGTACCGCGGCTGATGTCCTGTGCGTCGCCAATCGCGCGAGCGTTGAACCGATCGAGGATCGAGGCAAGATTGTTGAGCCCCATAATCGAGTCAACGATTGAGCCGCGCCAGAACAGCCTTCCCGTTGCCGACATCCATCCCCCACATCCCGAGGAATCCCGTCATGTCCGACACCGCAACTGCGACACCCGCCGAGACCACAACGACCACACCCACCGGCCGATTCTGCTGGCACGAACTGCTCACCAATGAACCTGCGGCCGCGGCCGCCTTCTATGGTGAAGTGATCGGCTGGGGCACGGGCGAGTGGGGTGAAGGCGGGACCCCGTATCACCTGTGGATGAATCAGGGCGTGCCGATCGGCGGGATGATGGCGCTCCCCGAGCATCTCGCGAGCACGGGCGTGCCGCCCCACTGGCTTCTGTACGTGTCGACGCCGGACGCCGACGCGTGCGCCGCGAAGGCCGAGAGCCTGGGCGGGACCGTTCTGGAGATGGTCGATGTCGATCAGGTCGGGCGCATGGCCGTGCTCAAGGATCCGCTGGACGCGGTCTTCATCGCCTACCAGCCCTCCGACGTGACGCCCGGGCACGACGAACTGGCCCAACTCGGCGAGTTCTCCTGGCGCGAGCTGGCCACCACCGACTGGGAGGCGGCCTGGGCCTTCTATTCGGAGCTGTTCGGCTGGCAGGAGGCTGACCGGATGGACATGGGCGAGGCGGGCATCTATCAGATGTTCCACCGCGGCGCGCACCCTCTGGGCGGCTTCTACAACCGGCCTCCCGAGATGCCCGTGTCAGCCTGGTTGAACTACGTGCGGGTGCCGGACGCCTTCGCCGCGGCGAAGAAGGTCACCGAGTTGGGCGGGACGGTGCTGAACGGACCCATGGAGGTACCGGGAGGCGGGTTCATCGCGCAGTGCCTGGACCCGCAGGGCGCGGCCTTCGCGGTGCACTCGGAGCCGGAGGACATGGGGCGGGGTTAGCGCGGGCTCACCCCCGAACTCCGCGCCGGCGGGCGGCACTCGGGCCACTGCGTGCCCTCCGGCATCGCCCGCCGGTCCCGCGGCATCATCTCCGGATCCTGCGACGCCAGATAGACGAACAGCGCGGTCATCACCGCATCGTCCCGCAGATCCTCGACGACGATCTTGTCGAAGGTGTCCCGGTTGGTGTGCCAGGTGTAGATGCTGGTGTCCCACCGGTTGTCGGCAATGTTCATCTCGCTGCGGCCGGCGCCGACGTGGAAGCTGAACGCCGGCACTCCGGCGCACAGGAAGGAGGCGTGATCCGTCCCGCCCGATTCGGGCATCCCCGGAATCTCCAGAGTGACCAGGTCCGACAGCTCGCTCGGGATCTGCGCCAGCCACTCGCCGAAGCGCCCGGCGGCTCCGGCGAATCCCTGCATGGGGATGAAAGTGACCGGCCCGTTCCCATGATCGACGTTGAACACCGTGTGGGTGCGCTCGAGGATCCCGGGGTTGTCCTCGACGAAGGCGCGTGAGCCGTTCAGGCCCTGCTCCTCGCCGTTCCAGAGGGCGCCGATGATGGTGCGCCGGGGGTTGGGAACCGCGCTCTTGAGGATGCGCATCGCCTCCATGATGGCGACCGCGCCGGTGCCGTTGTCGAGCGCGCCGTCCGACCCGTCCCA
This genomic stretch from Gammaproteobacteria bacterium harbors:
- a CDS encoding type II toxin-antitoxin system HicB family antitoxin, producing the protein MHKYEIILYWSKADRAFVAEVPELPGCMAHGDTQQAALKNITRAMDLWIDTAREFGDPIPEPKGKRLMPA
- a CDS encoding NAD-binding protein — translated: MKGTIAAIAELVSGSHRDNLQLRPLNLLGFAVVLVSFVAASSIIFHLLMAREGQEHDWFTGVYWTLTTMSTLGFGDIVFQSDLGRIFSMVVLVAGVSMLLIYLPVAFLRFYAPWVEAQFKTRVSTRVPADLDGHVIISTWDDVAEELVERLALSGVESVVIEADPVRAASLHADKVPVVRGGLGVRATYENCAFGRASLLLANAPDVVNTNIVLTAREVSERVPIVATAVNPEGEAVLELAGANHVVLTARRLGKQLANRVSVGSARALTVGRYKQIAIAEFPIRNTRLSGMTLEDAQVRAHTGVTVSAIAKRGHLEPGLPDTMLREDCIGLAVGNVAEVEALNGYLSEGITCGGRVLVIGGGRVGCEVARALEGRGAEVRIVERDPTLRGNIEEVTSDIVIGDAADTRVIERVGIREAASVVLTTNEDAVNIFLAVYCRKLNPDTIIVSRVTHPENVEAIHRAGADFAVSDSQIKIQSVLGALRGTEPMIFGEGLDLFNAEVPRSLDGKQLRESGILARTGLAVIAVERNGVVNPHPRPGHVIRRGEHVLFVGTASQRDEFERVFM
- a CDS encoding Glu/Leu/Phe/Val dehydrogenase, translated to MSEISFTAQVDRHFYKAAAHTEHPPGLLEQIRVCNSVYAFTFPIRKDDGTIEVIHAWRAEHSMHKTPTKGGIRYASHANQDEVVALATLMTYKCALVEVPYGGAKGAVCIDRRQYSDAELERITRRYTFELVAKNFIGPGIDVPAPDYGTGAREMAWIVDTYEQIATSKLNAAGCVTGKPIAQGGIRGRTTATGLGVFFGIRETCLDKGFMKDLGLQRGVGGKRIVIQGLGNVGYHAACFLHDAGAVVTGIAEYNGGIRSESGIDPRAARKHFREHGSLLGFPGTTDVENSLELLEADCDILIPAAIENVITDENAGRIRASIVAEAANGPTTAAAAEMLLERGVLILPDMYLNAGGVTVSYFEWLKNLSHVRMGRMEKRFEEASNRRLLAAMEAVTGYQLSEAVLGTAAKGASEEDLVRSGLEDTMVNAHHASCEVSRRHGVDLRTAAYIMAIDKIALIYAERGIFP
- a CDS encoding VOC family protein encodes the protein MSDTATATPAETTTTTPTGRFCWHELLTNEPAAAAAFYGEVIGWGTGEWGEGGTPYHLWMNQGVPIGGMMALPEHLASTGVPPHWLLYVSTPDADACAAKAESLGGTVLEMVDVDQVGRMAVLKDPLDAVFIAYQPSDVTPGHDELAQLGEFSWRELATTDWEAAWAFYSELFGWQEADRMDMGEAGIYQMFHRGAHPLGGFYNRPPEMPVSAWLNYVRVPDAFAAAKKVTELGGTVLNGPMEVPGGGFIAQCLDPQGAAFAVHSEPEDMGRG
- a CDS encoding matrixin family metalloprotease, with protein sequence MRTVVSNPQGVRMLIRSMCERVRRGAGRLSALMGVSMLGATALASQAAAQDDPGPGEAIPYFIDNGVGIPGYQPSDDELARAAFEAWARESGGRLGFVEADSEDALIHVVWIDPGSGVYGEMRTVLVDGRPRALLYVTPSVDLQGPAIARLAADDPLLRDTIVYLTCVHELGHAIGLPHTADFEDIMYSFAYGGDIVRYFMRYRERLASRADIANHSGLSPGDRAVLHGLFPPPDRRR
- a CDS encoding PQQ-dependent sugar dehydrogenase, whose translation is MARSFFALAAAGLLLAALAPTSASAQSGVVRSLEHDYRVVTVAAGLIRPWSMAWLPNGDMLVTEKPGRLRIVRDGSLLPDPVSGVPEVVDQGQGGLFDVLPHPDFANNNVLFISYAKAVDGGSTTSVLRGTFRNDVFTPEREIFLANSQGRGHYGARIAFHPDGTLFVTVGDRQAPPSGDLEAHPAQNPSNHHGTTNRINEDGSVPSDNPFLGRSDIEPSIWAYGHRNAQGLAIDMETGAVWQTEHGPQGGDELNLVMPGENYGWPVVGYGVNYRSGLAIHKGTMDENMADPSHVWVPSIGASGLMVYTGDAFPRWQGDIFAGGMALEQLARLVMDGETVQREETLVYGMGRIRDVRQGPDGLIYLAIDHRDEQPTSIVRLEPADGR
- a CDS encoding DPP IV N-terminal domain-containing protein, with translation MRYPVLASPARPFAVAALLAALAGGGAAVAQEVDYSRAERFLTWNTERMIAGAEVVPTWMETGDSDRFWYRNNTGSGYEFVMVDPAAGSREPLFDHYRLAGAMSLANDTSYVPDQLPFSIFSFGGSESEIEFTANDRRFTCDIAGYACTVGDTLTSRLPFVESPDGRWEAFSHEYDLYVRPAGGGDSIRLTSDGEKHYAYGYNEPRPNQERQGPGPRTPTLAWSPDSRYIAVARRDERDVEHMHYISYTSQRPRHFSQPYALPGDSVIPLPTVHIVELEEAEMAAGSGVGEDGDGAGAENVPAPRAAANRRVEVAPVPHQLSFAGSAPDSAWSADGTRLHVNYFTRGSQRVFLAEIDAATGSSRVILGDSTRTFVSLGHRGGGSSGGTPSWYVSEGGDDVIWWSERDGWAHLYRFDGQGNLRNRITSGPWTVGQAVFIDEARQRIYFTARGREPGRNPYYAHLYRVGFNGSELTLLTPEDANHVIEFSPSGSYFVDTYSRVEGEPVTVLRTAADGRVVRELERADISAIEEIGFIPGEVFTAKARDGITDLYGILYLPPDLDENAKYPIISHIYPGPQRGSVGDWEFKGGGENFALAQLGFVVVQIDHLGTPHRSKAFHDNYYGNFIDNGIPDHIAVIRQLAARHPFIDLDRVGIYGHSGGGFASTDAILRFPEFFKVAVSGAGNHDNRSYNIYWAEKYQGVMEEDSTGTDNFEASANKTYAANLEGKLLLMHGDMDDNVHPAMTVQVIDELIKANRDFDLIWAPDRAHGLNEPYFIRRRWDYFVRHLLGAEPPPQYEIVRPEG
- a CDS encoding redoxin domain-containing protein; translated protein: MTPIRVGADAPDFTVFAPPGGANFKLSEHRGRPAVLMFVPLAFTSTCTAEFCHVAENWAHWGELGADVVGISVDSPFVNQKWGEEMGAPFPILSDFNKEAVSAYGVLQDELIGLRGVAKRSVFVVDGEGRVTYAWVAENPGILPPFDEIVEAVQAVA
- a CDS encoding aldo/keto reductase, producing the protein MTLTRRDWLRLTAGGGAALALTPDLLASLARQEVLARAIPGTNETIPVVGLGSSATFSRVARSEDVTAIRNVLQTFVDNGGTVFDTAPGYGASEQVAGDVANELGIQNRIFWATKVNVAGRGGGGADPAAARAQIERSFDRFQLPVIDLIQVHNLGDPPTQLGILAEEKAAGRVRYTGITSTSERRYPDLAAIMRNEPIDFIGVDYAVDNRASADMILPLAQERNIGVLVYAPFGRTRLWNRVSGRDVPEWAGEFDAHSWAQFFLKFVVAHPAVTCVTPATSRPEHMIDNLGGGIGGLPDESQLERMVQLVEDLPPA